Genomic window (Mycolicibacterium smegmatis):
GTTACGAGGACGCGCGGCTGGTGCCGCGGGTCGGTGTGGCGTCGGTGATTGCGGAAGGCTTTCTGGTGCTTCCGTTCTCGCGACGCAACAAGCAACACACCGGCGAGCACATCGCCGCACCCGACACCCTGGTGCAGTCCGGGCGACTGCACCGCGACGGCAGCGCACCCGACGTCACCGGGCTGCAGGGCGAGCTGCCCGACGCCGACGACGAGCCCCGCCTGCCCGAGCAGGTCCGCGTGCGCATGGCCAAACTCAAGGCGTTGCAGGGCAACGGCGTCGACGCCTACCCCGTGGGGCAACCGCCCAGCCACACCGTCGCTCAGGCCCTTGGCGCCACCGATGGCGAGACGCTGTCGGTGGCCGGCCGTGTGATGCGGATCCGCGACTACGGCGGCGTGCTGTTCGCGCAACTGCGGGACTGGTCGGGTGAGGTCCAATTGCTGTTGGACAACGCCGCACTGACCGAGGGCGAGACCGCGGACTTCACCGCGACGATCGACCTGGGCGACCTCGTCGAGGTGACCGGTTCGATGGGCTTCAGCCGCAACGGAACCCGCTCGCTGCTGGTCGAGCGCTGGCGACTGATCGGCAAGTGCCTGCGCCCGCTGCCCGACAAGTGGAAGGGCCTCACCGACCAGGAGGCCCGTGTGCGGGCCCGCTATGTCGACCTGGCCGTCAACACCGAGGCGCGCGATCTGATCCGCGCACGCAGCGGCGCGTTGCACGCCATCCGGGAAACCCTGTACTCCAAGGGTTTCCTCGAGGTCGAGACCCCGATCCTGCAGCAAATCCACGGCGGCGCCAACGCCAGGCCGTTCTTGACCCACATCAACGCCTACGACCTGGACCTGTATCTGCGGATCGCACCCGAGCTGTACCTCAAGCGGTTGTGCGTGGGCGGTGTCGAGCGGGTCTTCGAACTGGGCCGCGCGTTCCGCAACGAGGGCGTCGACTTCAGCCACAACCCCGAGTTCACACTCCTGGAGGCCTATCAGGCGCACGCCGACTACAACGTGTGGATCGACGGCTGCCGCGAGCTGATCCAGAACGCGGCACAGGCCGCCAACGGTGCGCAGGTGTTCCTGCGGCCCCGCCCGAACGATCCGGCCGGGACCCTCGAGCCCGTCGACATCTCCGGGCAGTGGGCCGTCAAGACCGTGCACGACGCGGTCTCCGAGGCGATCGGCGAGCACATCACGCCCGAGACCGAGCTGGGCGAGCTTCGGCGCCTGTGTGATTCGGCCGGTATTCCCTACCTGACGCACTGGGACGCCGGTGCGGTGGTTCTGGAGATGTACGAGCACCTGGTCGAGGACCGCACCACCGAACCCACGTTCTACAAGGACTTCCCGACGTCGGTGTCGCCGCTGACCCGGCCGCACCGCAGCATCCCGGGGGTCGCCGAACGCTGGGACCTGGTGGCGTGGGGCGTCGAACTCGGCACGGCCTACAGCGAGCTGACCGATCCGGTCGAGCAGCGCCGCCGCCTGCAGGAGCAGTCCCTGCTTGCGGCCGGTGGTGATCCCGAGGCGATGGAACTCGACGAGGACTTCCTGCAGGCCATGGAGTACGCCATGCCGCCGACCGGCGGCCTGGGCATGGGCGTGGACCGCGTGGTCATGATGATCACCGGGCGCAGCATCCGTGAGACGCTGCCGTTCCCGCTCGCCAAACCGCGTTAGCAGGTAACGCACAGCCGACCGTAAGCATCGCCGGTCACGATTGGCCCGTGACCTTCACCCACCACCTGTCCCTGATGCACGGCTGGGTACCGACGACAGTGCAGGTCGTCACGGCCGTGATCCTCATCGCGGCCGTGGGCCGGCGCACGTGGCGCTGGCATCTCATCTGGCTGCCCGCGGCCGCGGCGGTCGGCGCCGTCCTGGCGCTGGGCACGTTCTGGTACATCCAGAGCGAGGGTCTGGCCGGTAACCCGGCGCCGCGGTCACTGTGGGTGTGGATCGCGATCAGCGGCGCCACGGTGGTGGTGCTGGTGGCCGGTTGGCCGCGCAGCCGGTGGTGGCGGCGGGGGGCGTCGGCGCTCGCGATCCCCATGAGCGTGCTGTGCGCCGCACTCGCTTTGAACCTGTGGGTCGGCTACTTCCCGTGGGTGCAGACCGCGTGGAACCAGTTGACGGCCGGGCCGCTGCCCGACCAGACCGATCAGGTGACGGTGGCCGCGATGCAGCGCGACGGGGCGGTTCCCGCCAAGGGCACCGTGGTGCCCGTCCAGATCCCGAACACCGCATCGGGTTTCCGGCACCGCCAGGAGTACGTGTACCTGCCGCCGGCGTGGTTCGCGGCCAATCCGCCGCCGAAGCTGCCGACTGTGATGATGATCGGCGGCGAGTTCAACACGCCCGCCGACTGGATGCGCGCGGGCAACGTCATCTCCACCGTGGACGCTTTCGCGGCCTCCCACCACGGCTTCGCACCCGTGCTGGTGTTCGTCGACCCGGGCGGTGCGTTCAACAACGACACCGAATGCGTCAACGGCAGCCGCGGCAACGCCGCCGATCACCTCACGAAAGACGTTGTGCCGTACCTGGAAGCGCACTACGGCGTGAGCGCCGCGGCCGCCAACTGGGGCATCGTGGGCTGGTCGATGGGCGGCACCTGCGCGGTGGATCTGGCCGTCATGCACCCCGACATGTTCAGCGCGTTCGTCGACATCGCCGGTGACCTCACACCGAACTCGGGCACCAAGGCCCAGACCATCGACCGGCTGTTCGGCGGCAACGCCGCGGCGTGGGACGCGTTCGACCCGACCACGGTGATCAACCGGCACGGCCACTATCAGGATGTGGCCGGCTGGTTCGACGTGAACACCGGCGGACCGGGCACCGCGCCCAACGATCAGGCCAAGGCCGCGAACTCGCTGTGCACGCTGGGTTCGAGCCACGGCATCGCGTGTGCGGTCCAGGCCCAACCCGGCACGCACGACTGGCCGTTCGCGACACAGGCGTTCAAGGCGTCACTGCCGTGGCTGGCCGGGGCGATCGGCACCCCGGACGTCCCGGTGGTCGGATTGCCCGCCTCCGCGCCGAGCGCGCCGGCGTTCATCGAGAGCGGCAAGACGGCCGGCCCGAAATAGCCCCGGCCTGATCAGTAGTCGGATTCTGCGGCCAGGATCTCGGCGAGGTACGCGTCTGCCGTGGGCGCCGCGAGTCGTGCCCTGGCGAACGCCCGCACGCGGGCCCGGGTCCGGGCGTCCTCGTCTGGTCCGGCGGTGGCGCCCACGTGCACCACGGCCGTGCTCCAGTCCTGGTTCCACGCCTCGGTTTCCGTCGTCGGGCGCCCGCCGGTGACCATCGGTATCTCGGCGCGCCCGTCGGCAGCGAGCACACCCGCGCCGCCGTGGTCACCACACCGGACGGTCACCGGGATGCCGTCGGCGTGACCCGGCCCCGAAAGAGCCACCTGGACAACGACGTCGACGGCTCCACCGTCGCTGCGCACCGACCACTCGACGGTGTCCTCGGCCGCGTCGAAGATCCCGGGCGGCACGGCCGACCACCGCACGGTTGCCACTCCCCCGGCGATCGCGTCTTGCCGCGAGGTACGTGAGCCTGCTGCCAGGGCGTAGTCCGCGCGCCGGACGGGGCCGACCGGCACGGTGGCGGTCCAGTCGACGCCGATCTCGGCGGCCAGGTCCCGGCACCGGTCGATGAGCGCGGTGACGCGGGGATCACCCTCGGCCGCCAGGGCGTCCAGGCGTGCGGTATGTGGCGCCAACAGGCCCGCCACGTCGGAGTCGAGGGTGTCGTCGGTGAAGAACTCCTCGGCGGCGACGGTCGAGAGCGCAATCTCGGCGTCGAGCAGCGCGGGATCCAGTTCGGCGATGCCTTCGCGGATACTCGCGGGCCACCAGCGGCGCAGCCAGTGGCCGAGCGCCAACCGCCGCAGGGCGTCGGTCGAGCCGGGCAGCACCTGGAGGTCTGCCGTGCGTCCCTCAACCACAGCGACATGCGCCTGCTCACCGACCACCCGCCAGAGCCAGTCCGCCCGAAGCGGATCGGTGAAACTGATCTCCGGTGCGGTGCTGGGTTCTTCGTCGACGATCCACGACAACACCGCGCCGCTGACCTCGAGCACCGCAACCGACGGCAGCGGCGGATACCCCGGATCTGTCATCCCGCCACCTGCACTTCCAGCATCGACTTGATCCGTTGCCGGTGATCCAGGCTCACCGAGCGTGCGACACCTTCGAGCAGCGCACGCAGATCGTCGACGTCGCGGCACGATTCCTGCCACACGTCACGGCCGTGCAGCCTGGCCCACAGCCGGCTGGTGTACGGCCGCGCGAACGACGCGAGGTCGTCGACCACCTGCTGCTGGCGCGGATGGATCGCCTCGCCGCCTGCGAGGTACCGGCGCGCGTGCAGCACATAGGCTTCCTTGGCCAGCCGCGACTGGATCCGCGACGACACCTCGTAGCGCGTCGGTGCGGCCTCGGCCAACGGGCGCAGATCGGTCGCGACCTCGATCCCGGCGAGCAGCGCGGCCTGGTGGTCCTCGGCCAGCAGCCCCCACGGCGCGCACGCGCGGTCCACCTCCTCGGCGCACAGCAGTGGCACGTCGGGCAGTTCGTCGCGGGCGAGCGCACGCCGCAGTGTCGCCCGCACCCGGTCGACCACGCTTCGGTCCAGGGGCGGGTCCGGGGTCCGGTTTCCGCCCTCCGGCGTATCGATCGGCGGAGGTTGTTGCGGCACAGTAGAACACAGCCCGATGTCGGTGACCGACCACGGTCGGTCGGCGGGTGGGTTGGCGCCGGGACGCCGGATGCCCGCACCGAGGTTGTGCGGCGTGGCGTCGGCGATCAGCGCCGACCACACGCGTTGCCGCGCGGCTTCGGCGTTGTGGGTGGCGGCGGGCCCGAGCACCGTGGTCAGACCCGAGAAGAACGGGCCCGTGATCGCCTGGGACGGCGTCACATCGGCCCAGCTGCGCTGCAGTTGACGCTGCAACTGCCGCACCACCTGCGGGCTCTCGATGTGACGGTTGAGCACCTCGACGGCCGTGCGATCCCGGCCGCCGTGAACGTCGGCCAGCGTCCGGCGCGCCACCTCATCCGCGTCGTGCGCGGGCATGCCGCGTGCGACGGCGAGTTCGAAGCATGCCGGGAAGTAGAGTTCCTGCGCGTTGCCCGTGGTGATGCGCCTGCGCCTGCGTTCCTGTTTGAGCAGCGTGAACCAGGCCGCGGCGGCACGTAGACGCGGTGCGGCGCCGACGATCTCGGCATGCATCGCGGCAGCGGTGTCCGGGTCGAGCACGGCCGCGGAGAACTGGGTGTTGCTGCGCAACCGGAGCACCAGAGGATCGATGATGCGTTTGACGGTGCGCCGCAGCGGCGCACCGTCGTCGCCGCTGAGCACCTCGACGCCGGATCCGATCGCACGCCAGGCCCGGTCGATCACCGCGCGCCTCGGTTGGGCCGCTCGCACCGCCGCGACTGCAGGCGTAGTGTCCGACCCGGTGCTCACCGGCACCAGGATAGAGGGACAGAACTTGGGTTCGGTAGCCGTCGGCGTCCCGGACGCTGGACCGATGACCGACACCGTGCTGTTCACCGTCCTGTGCATCGCGTGCTTCGGCGTCGCGACGGCGTTGCGGGCCGCCGTGGCACGGCGAGGATCCGATGACGTCCCCCCGCGCGACCCAAAAGACACGGAAGCCTCCGAACGTCTGGTGACCCTTGCCGAACTCGCCGCCGAATTCGACGAGATGCTCATTCGCAAAGGGGTGATGACGAGCACCCAGGTCTCGTTGATGCGTACCGGCATCCGATCCCGCGGCGTGGTCACCGGGATGCGGACCACGGGCGTGGTGCGTGAGGATTTCCGTGAGGTCGAACTCGATCTCATGGTGAGCCGCACCGGCGGCGGACAGTTCGCGGCCCGGCAGACCACGCTGATTCCGTTGTCGTCACTGCACAGGGTGTTTCCCGGCAGCGTGGTCGACGCGTACTACCGGCCGGGCGACGAGCGCACGGTCGCGGTGTGCGTGTCACCCTGACCGGCTCAGCGGGCACCGTCGACCGCGAAGGTCGCCAGCGACGCCCAGTACAGCGGGCTCGCGGTCACCTCACCCTCGCGCCAGCGGCGCATCTGCGCGCGCTGCCACTGGTTCACCGCGATACCTGCCTGTTCCTGGTTGTGGGCGAGGTCGACCCCGATCACGGTGTCGGCCATGGGATCGGCGTCGTCGGCGGTGAACGTGCGATAGCCGGCGCTGGTGGGCAACGGCCACAACGTGGCGGTGACCAGTTGCGCGCCACCGAGCACCATGGCCGCCACCAGACCCGTGGCCTCGTCGAACCGGTAGTCACCGCCGGATGCGCAGGCCAGCAGCGCCACTCGTGGCGGTACCGCAAGTGCCTGTGCGATGACGTCGGCCGCGCTCAGCGGTTCCGGTTCGGCGAGGTGCAGCGCGGCGCGGTCGGCGGTGTCGCCCTCGGCGGCGCTCGCGTGCCCGACGTAAAGCATGCGCGACGGTTCGTGTTCGCAGGCCCGTGCCAGCCAGCCGCGGTCGGCGTCGGGCCTGCGGAAGAGGTCGACCGGTCCATCGACCCGCGGCAGGACCTGCCGCTGCGCCACCGCAGTGGCGAAGTGACGCGACAGCGGTGTGCCGGGTGTGGGCCTGCCGAGGACCGATCCGAGCGCGGAATCGGGGCGCTGCCCGGGGATTCGGGGGTCCAGCACCAGCAGCGCCGGGTTGTCGCGACGCGTGGTCCAGCTCACCGACCGGCGTGGCGCGTGGACGATGTTGGGCGGCACGGCCATCAGTACGTCGACGAGTTCCATGAGCCGGAACTTGTGCAGCCCGGGCATCGCGAGTTGACCCCATGGCACGCGTGCCAGCTTGGGGCTCGGTGTGACGAACAGCGTGGCCCGCGGCGCGGACACGCAGTCGATCAACAGATTCCAGGCCGGTTTGGGGATCAGGTGCGAGCCGAGTTCCTTCGCGAACTTGAGTTCCCGTTTTGGGTCGGCGAACGGTCCTGCGGTCAAGGATCTTTCGACGGCAGCAGCGACGGTTTCGCCACCGCGGGGGTCGGGCAGCGCGTCGTCGAGCGCGCTGTAGACGGCGGGCAGAGCAGGTTCTTCGAGCACCCATTTGAGCGTGCGTGCCGGCTCCCCCACCACCCGCAGGGTCGCGTAGGTCGCGACGCCCACGTCAGCGAATCGCAGTACCAGTGTCGCGGTCACGGCCAGGTCGCCCATTCGGGCTCAGCCGAGGTGATTTCACGGCCGTAGCGCTGCCAAGCCAGTTCGCGGTAGCGGCTCAGGATCGGACCCGTCTGCGGATCCATCCGCAGTGGAGGCAACGGGCCGAGACGCGTGAGTCCACCCGATCCCGGGGTGCCCGCGTTCGCCGCGACCGCCGGCGCGAGTTCGGCCTCCACCGGGACCGGTGCCGTGGCCGTCGCGGCCCAGTCACCCGCCGTCTGACCGATCGGCTCGGCGCTGAAGGTGCCCCGCGCGCTGTGGTATTCGACCAGCTCACTGATCAGCTCGGTGTTGTCCCATTCCCACGCCACCGCGAACGCTCCGGCCAGCATCGGCGCCGAGACCCAACTGGCCCAGCGCATCCGGGCGCCCGCATCGTCGATGGTGTAGCGCACCGAGTCGACCGCGAGCGCGGCGGGCACCTTGAGTTCGGCGGCCTGTTCGAGTTTCGCGGTGCCCCGAAGCCACTTCCGGCTGCCCGGACGGCACCGGAAAACCCCTTTACCGGATCTGTGTGTGGCCTCGACCTGTTGCCAGGTCTGCTCCGGTGTGCCGAGGCCGTCGAAGCCCATCTCGGCCAGGGCCTCGGCGCGCAGGATGTTGCCCAGGTGGTCGTCGAGGCGTGCGTACTGCAGCCAGCTGTGCCGCGGTGAGGAATCCAGGAGTTCTCGCGCCTCGGCGACCAGTTGTGTGGCCTCGTCGAACGCGCCACGGAAGATCGACAACCAGCTGCGCTGCAACAGGATCCGGTGGATGTACAGAGGCTTCCCGAGCTCGCGCCAGTGCCGCTCGGCGTGCTCCCAGCAGGTGTTCGCCTCCTGCAGCCTGCCGATTCCCAACCGGATCAGGCCGAAGTACAGCCAGCTCCGGGACACGTCGTGCGCGCGGGCGTGGTCGGCGATCACCGGGTACGCCTCGGTGACGAGGTCCTGGGTCTCGGCGTACTGTCCCGCAGTCCAGCATGCCGCGGCGCGTTCCAACTGGGTGCGGGCCCGCGGCAACGCCCACCCGCGGGCGTCGGCTCGCGCGCCGGCCCGCCGCAGCCACGGTTGCGCTTCCTCCAGCCGCCCGGATTCGGCGCAGAACCGGCCGTAACCCAGCGCCCCCGCGATGAACAGGTGATCGTCCTCTGGATCGCCGCCCCCTGAGCGTGTCACTGATTCGAGGACTGCGTCCCACAGCGGCGCCGAGCGTGCGTACAGGTCGTCGTCACACAGGCCCGTGGCGACGAGGATGCGCGCGTGGATGCCGAGGCGCCGGTGCTCGGCGTCGAGATCCTCGGGGCCCACCGAATCGATCAGGGTGTCGAGGTGTTCGGCGGCGCGGTCATGGTCACCCCGCGCGGCGGCAAGACCTGCGGCGAGGAACTCGGCGCGACGGGTGTACCGGCAGATCATGTGGTCGACGTCGGCGTCGGACATGCGCACCTGGGCGGCGGCCTCGGGCATGCGGCCCGCGCGGATCGCGGTGTAGATGCCCAGGCAGTCCCCGATGCGCCGAATGCATTCGCCGACACCGTCGTAGGCGCTGCGCACCAGATAGATCTCGCCCAGCAGGGCGAAGACCTCGAGGGCGTAGTCGTCGCGATCGGCCTGCTCGATGCGCGGCATCAGGCTCACCAGGAGATCACGCGCCTGGTCTTCGTCGGCCGACAACATGAGGTGACGCGCGCGCTCCAACTCCCCCGCGATGGTCACGTTCGCATCATATGGAAGCGGCGGGCGTGCCGGAGGTCTGAGGCACGCCCGCCGCCCGGGAGGGATCAGCTGCAGCTCACCGTGATGGTGAACGGCTTGCTGATCATCCCGGCCATCGGGTTCTGCATGTCGGCGCCGGCGGCCTCGCCCGTGATCGTATAGGTGTCGCCGTCGACCTCGACCTTGGCCGAACCGACCTTGACGCCCATGTTCTCGCTGACGGCGAGCGCGCTGCCGTCGTAGACCAGACCCAGTGATTCGACCTTCGGGCTGGCCTCGTCGGTCATCACCACACCGAGGCCCTGTTGCCCGCCGATCGCGGCACTGCCCACGTTGATCCGCCCGCCCTCCTTGACGCAGGTCACCGAGTTCAGGTCCAGACCGGGAAGGTCCTTGCCGTCGACCTTGACCTGGGTGTTCCCGCCCGTCTTCACGTCGGCGGCGGCCGGGCTGGGTGTGGCCTGCGGTTTGTCGTCCGAGCAGCCGACCAGGATGGTGCCGGCCGCGAGCAGTCCCATGGTTCCTGCGATGACACGATTCATGTTCGTCCCCTTACCTTGCGCGTCGCCCCGATGGCTCCGTCGTGTCCTCAGTCAAAGGCGCGCAGGTCGCTACCGATCCCAAGAAGTGCGGGTCAGCGCAGGTCGGGGCGGTTCACAGGTACGGTGGGGCTCATGACCGATCAGCCCGATCCCGGACCCGCACCACAGCCGGAGGAGACCGGATACACCGAGGGTGGTGTGCCGACGTTCGACGCGGTGCGGGAGAAGATCGAGACCCGGTACGGCACCGCGATCGGCTCGTCCGAGCTTGCCGGCGAGACCCCGGAGGGCAGGCGGGTCGAGGAGCAGTACGAGGAACGCCAACGCGCGGCCGCCGAACGCCTCGAGCAGATCCGCAAATCGATGCGCGAGGACGAGAAGTCCTGAGCGATGCGCGTTTTCACGATCGCGGAGCGACGGACACGGCTTGCGCGACGCCACTTCCTGAGCCCTGAGAACCCCGCCGCGTCACCCGCCGCCGCCGCGCGCAGCTTCGTCGGACTGCACGCGACCGACCCGGCGACACCGTATCTCTCGCTGTGGGCACGCCTTCGGAGGTTCACCGTCGCCGATCTGGACACCGAACTGTACGAGCGGCGTACCGTGGTCAAGCACCTCGCGATGCGCCGCACACTGTGGCTGGTCGGCGTCGAGGATCTGCCGTTCATCCAGTCCGCGGCCAGTGACCGGGTGGCGGCCAACGAACTGCGCAAACTGGCCGCGGATGCGCACAACGCCGGGTTGGAACCCGACGGGGAGACCTGGGTCAAGGTGGCACGCGCGGCGGTGCTGCGCCATCTGGAGAAACACGGCCCCACCGGCGCCCGGGAGTTGCGGGAAGCTCTGCCGGAACTCGCCGGAAGCCACGACCCCGCACCGGGTAAGAGCTATGGCGGCGAGACACCGTTGGCGCCAAGGGTTCTGACAGTTCTCGGCGTGCACGGTGAGATCATGAGGGGCCCGAACGAGGGTTCGTGGACGGTGTCACGGCCGCGCTGGGCGGCCACGGCCGACTGGCTCGGCGCGCCGTACGTGCCCGCGCCCGCCGATGAAGCCCGCGCCGAACTGGTGCGCCGCTGGCTCGCGACATTCGGGCCCGCGACCGTCACCGACGTGAAGTGGTGGTTCGGTCACACCCTGACCTGGGCGCGCCACGCGCTGCGCGACATCGGTGCCGTGGAGGTCGAACTCGAAGGCTGCGACGCGCCCGGCTACGTCCTGCCCGACGACCTCGATCCCGAGCCGGAACCGCAGCCGTGGGTCGCGCTGCTCCCGGGCCTCGACGTCACGACCATGGGTTGGTTCGACCGCGACTGGTACCTCGACGGTCTCCGGGATCAGGTGTTCGACCGCAACGGCAACGCCGGGCCCACCGTGTGGTGCGACGGGCGTGTCGTGGGCGCCTGGGCACACGACGCCGACGGGCGCGTCGACGTGCGACTGTGCACCGATATCGGCCGCGCTGCACGGAAGCTGCTGCAGCGCAAGGCCGATGACCTCACCGAGTGGCTCAACGGCACTCGCGTCAAACCGCGCTTCCCCTCACCGCTGTCGAAAGGCCAGTTCACAGGCTGAGCGTGACCGGCGGGCCGGCCAGAGCAGCTTTCGCGTCCACGCTCATCCGATCGATGATCTCGACCTCACCGGCTTCGAGCCCGTCGAGGGCCATCCGGGCGAGGTCGGCGGGTTCGTTCATGTGTTCCTCGGGCAGTTCGATCCCGTTGCCGCGGGCGAACTCGAGCAGCGTGTCGGTGCGGATCAGCCCGGGTACCAGAGCGGCGACGTGGGTGCCCTGGCGCGCGAGTTCCACGCGAACACCGTTGGTCAACCCCCATTCCGCGGATTTCGCGGCGGCATAGGACGTGTTGCCGTCGACGGTTCTCCACGCCGCAACGGACAGCACGTTGAGAATGGCTCCCCCGCCGTTGCGGGCCAGGATCGGCGCGAACGCGCGGATCATGGCCAGCGTGCCGTAGTAGTTCGAATCCATCGTCGCCCGGATCTTGGCGAGGTCACCCGTGACGAGGTTGCCGCCGTCGGTGAATGCCGCGTTGTTGATCAGCACGTCGACGTCATCGGCCGCCGCGGCGGCGGCTTCGACGGACCACTGATCGGTGATGTCGAGCCGCAGCACGTGCGCACCCGGGACATCGACGAGTTCAGGGCGCCGCGCGGTGGCGTACACCTTGGCACCGCGGCGGATCAGTTCGACCGCGAGGTGGTGCCCGAGGCCCCGGTTGGCACCCGTGACGAGTGCGGTGGCGCCGTGCAGTTTCATGATCTCCCCTTCGAAGCCGACGAAGATGACCGAGTGGTTGTGGCAGCGCTACCTCGGAATCCTGTTCGACGGCTTGAGGCCCGAGGGTGCCCATCCGTTGCCGCAACCGCCGCCGCGGTTGACCTGAACCTTGGTTGCGGTCCTACGGTGGCCGCATGGTTCACATCGACCTCGGCACCTTCGGACTCACCGTCACCCCCGGCACCCCGGGGGCTGAAGAGATCGAAGCCCTCGGCTTCGGCGCTCTGTGGGTCAACGGCGGGCAACTCGACCGGTTGGAACGCCTCACGGATCTGCTGGCGACGACGCGGCGGGCCGCCGTCGCGCCGGCGATCATCCCGCCCGATGTCTACGGGCCCGACGCCGTCGTCGACCTCTTCGGCCGCGCGGAGGTTGCCGCGCCCGGGCGGCTCATGATCGGACTCGGTTCGTCGTCACAGCCCCGTCCGAGGGCCGCACTGGGCGCCTACGTCGACGAACTCGGCGCAATCCCCCGCGAGCGTCGCCTGCTGGCCGCGTTCGGTCCACGCATGCTCGACACCGCCCGCGACCGTTTCGGCGGTGCGATGCCAGGGATGGTGACACCGGAGTACACAGCAATCGCGCGCGAACGCCTCGGCCCCGACCGGCTTCTCGTCGTCGGTCTGTATGCGGTTCTGGACACCGACGCGGACGCGGCCCGGGAGACGGCACGGGTGCCGCTTCGGTTCCTGATGGGCATGCGCAGCTACGTGAACTCGGCGCTGCGCCAAGGCTTCTCTGAAACCGACATCGCGACGGTCAGCGATGACCTGGTGGATCGACTGGTCGCTTGGGGCAGCGCCGACGACATCGCGAAACAGGCCCGACGGCACCGGGAGGCCGGCGCGGACCATGTCTATCTCAGTGTGCTGCACAACGATACGCAGCCGAGCGGTGTCGCGGCTGCCCGGCTCCTGGCCCCGGTGTTGTTCGGTTAGGCGCTGACCTTGCGCCGCTTGCGCTTCGGGGTGGGTACGTCGAGCAACTCCGCAAGGAACTTGCCCGTGTAGCTGTCCGGGTTGGCCGCGACGTCCTCGGGTGTGCCCTGTGCGACCACGGTGCCACCGCCTGCGCCGCCTTCCGGACCCATGTCGATGATCCAGTCGGAGGTCTTGATGACGTCGAGGTTGTGCTCGATGACGATGACCGTGTTGCCTTTGTCGACAAGGCCGTTGATCACCTTGAGCAGCTTGCGGATGTCCTCGAAGTGCAGGCCAGTGGTGGGCTCGTCGAGGATGTAGATGGTGCGACCCGTCGAGCGCTTCTGCAGCTCGGCGGCCAGCTTGACACGCTGGGCCTCACCACCGGACAGCGTCGGCGCGGGCTGCCCCAGCCGCACGTACCCCAGACCCACGTCGACCAGCGTCTTGAGGTAGCGGTGGATCGAGCTGATGGGCTCGAAGAACTCCGTCGCCTCCTCGATCGACATGTCGAGGACCTCGGAGATGGTCTTGCCCTTGTAGTGGACCTCGAGCGTCTCGCGGTTGTAGCGGGCGCCGTGGCACACCTCGCACGGGACGTAGACGTCCGGTAGGAAGTTCATCTCGATCTTGATGGTGCCGTCACCCGAGCAGGCCTCGCACCGGCCGCCCTTGACGTTGAACGAGAACCGGCCCGGCTGGTAGCCGCGGACCTTCGCCTCGGTGGTCGCGGCGAACAGCGACCGGATCTTGTCGAACACGCCCGTGTACGTCGCCGGGTTGGACCGCGGGGTCCGCCCGATGGGCGACTGGTCCACGCGCACGAGCTTGTCGAGCTGGTCGAGCCCGTTGACGCGGGTGTGACGCCCCGGCACCAGGCGAGCGCCGTTGAGCTTGTTGGCGAGCACCGTGGCCAGGATGTCGTTGACCATGGTCGACTTGCCCGAACCCGACACGCCGGTGACCGAGGTCAGCACCCCGAGCGGGAACGCGACGTCGATCTCCTTGAGGTTGTTCTCCCGCGCGCCGACCACCGTG
Coding sequences:
- a CDS encoding winged helix DNA-binding domain-containing protein, whose amino-acid sequence is MRVFTIAERRTRLARRHFLSPENPAASPAAAARSFVGLHATDPATPYLSLWARLRRFTVADLDTELYERRTVVKHLAMRRTLWLVGVEDLPFIQSAASDRVAANELRKLAADAHNAGLEPDGETWVKVARAAVLRHLEKHGPTGARELREALPELAGSHDPAPGKSYGGETPLAPRVLTVLGVHGEIMRGPNEGSWTVSRPRWAATADWLGAPYVPAPADEARAELVRRWLATFGPATVTDVKWWFGHTLTWARHALRDIGAVEVELEGCDAPGYVLPDDLDPEPEPQPWVALLPGLDVTTMGWFDRDWYLDGLRDQVFDRNGNAGPTVWCDGRVVGAWAHDADGRVDVRLCTDIGRAARKLLQRKADDLTEWLNGTRVKPRFPSPLSKGQFTG
- a CDS encoding SDR family NAD(P)-dependent oxidoreductase; this encodes MKLHGATALVTGANRGLGHHLAVELIRRGAKVYATARRPELVDVPGAHVLRLDITDQWSVEAAAAAADDVDVLINNAAFTDGGNLVTGDLAKIRATMDSNYYGTLAMIRAFAPILARNGGGAILNVLSVAAWRTVDGNTSYAAAKSAEWGLTNGVRVELARQGTHVAALVPGLIRTDTLLEFARGNGIELPEEHMNEPADLARMALDGLEAGEVEIIDRMSVDAKAALAGPPVTLSL
- a CDS encoding LLM class F420-dependent oxidoreductase, with product MVHIDLGTFGLTVTPGTPGAEEIEALGFGALWVNGGQLDRLERLTDLLATTRRAAVAPAIIPPDVYGPDAVVDLFGRAEVAAPGRLMIGLGSSSQPRPRAALGAYVDELGAIPRERRLLAAFGPRMLDTARDRFGGAMPGMVTPEYTAIARERLGPDRLLVVGLYAVLDTDADAARETARVPLRFLMGMRSYVNSALRQGFSETDIATVSDDLVDRLVAWGSADDIAKQARRHREAGADHVYLSVLHNDTQPSGVAAARLLAPVLFG